Proteins co-encoded in one Gossypium arboreum isolate Shixiya-1 chromosome 11, ASM2569848v2, whole genome shotgun sequence genomic window:
- the LOC108473742 gene encoding branched-chain amino acid aminotransferase 2, chloroplastic: MESNAVLATLQPNYNILSPSRFYSSSSSAATTFLSVFYPQRTRFSPPQYLKLDKQVLAFASCRYAHEVKSPFKNAAVLSDSYSSEASELADIEWDNLGFGLLPTDYMYMMKCSQGGNFSKGELQRFGNIELNPSAGVLNYGQGLFEGLKAYRKEDGNILLFRPEENALRMRQGAERMCMPAPTVDQFVEAVKETVLANKRWVPPPGKGSLYIRPLLMGSGAVLGLAPAPEYTFLIYVSPVGNYFKEGVAPINLIVEHELHRATPGGTGGVKTIGNYAAVLKAQSAAKAKGYSDVLYLDCVHKKYLEEVSSCNIFVVKGDVISTPAIKGTILPGITRKSIIDVARSQGFQVEERFVPVDELLDADEVFCTGTAVVVSPVGSITYKGKRVSYGVDGFGAVAQQLYSVLTRLQMGLIDDKMDWTVELRIL; the protein is encoded by the exons ATGGAGAGCAACGCCGTCCTAGCTACTCTCCAGCCTAATTACAACATTCTTAGCCCTTCACGGTTTTACTCCTCTTCCTCCTCCGCCGCCACCACATTTCTTTCTGTTTTCTACCCTCAACGCACGCGCTTCTCTCCGCCGCAATATCTCAAG TTAGATAAGCAAGTTTTAGCTTTTGCTTCCTGTCGCTATGCTCATGAAGTTAAGTCTCCTTTTAAGAATGCTGCTGTTTTATCCGATTCTTATAG TAGTGAGGCATCCGAACTAGCTGATATAGAGTGGGACAATCTTGGATTTGGGTTACTTCCTACTgattatatgtatatgatgaaatGTTCTCAAGGTGGAAACTTCTCTAAAGGTGAATTACAACGGTTTGGGAATATTGAATTAAATCCCTCAGCTGGGGTCTTAAATTATGGGCAG GGATTATTTGAAGGTCTGAAAGCCTATAGAAAAGAAGATGGTAATATTCTTCTTTTTCGCCCTGAGGAGAATGCTCTTCGAATGAGGCAGGGTGCAGAGAGGATGTGCATGCCAGCACCTACTGTTGACCAGTTTGTGGAAGCTGTAAAGGAAACCGTCCTGGCAAACAAACGTTGG GTTCCCCCACCAGGTAAAGGGTCCTTGTATATCAGGCCATTGCTCATGGGAAGTGGAGCTGTACTTGGTCTTGCACCTGCTCCTGAGTACACCTTCCTTATTTATGTCTCACCTGTTGGAAACTATTTTAAG GAAGGTGTTGCTCCAATAAATTTAATTGTGGAGCATGAATTGCATCGTGCCACTCCTGGTGGCACTGGGGGTGTTAAAACCATTGGGAATTATGCTGCG GTTCTGAAGGCACAATCTGCTGCAAAGGCCAAAGGATATTCTGATGTTCTCTATCTTGATTGTGTTCACAAAAAGTATTTGGAGGAAGTTTCTTCTTGCAACATTTTCGTGGTGAAG GGTGATGTCATCTCAACTCCTGCAATAAAGGGAACAATCTTACCTGGCATCACAAGAAAGAGTATAATTGATGTTGCTCGAAGCCAAGGGTTCCAG GTTGAGGAGCGTTTTGTGCCAGTAGATGAATTGCTTGATGCTGACGAAGTGTTTTGCAcagggacagcagtagtagtgtCGCCTGTTGGCAGCATTACATACAAGGGTAAAAG GGTGTCATATGGCGTAGATGGTTTTGGGGCTGTTGCACAACAGCTCTACTCTGTGCTTACCAGACTCCAGATGGGTCTTATAGACGACAAGATGGACTGGACTGTTGAGTTGAGGATACTGTAA
- the LOC108473781 gene encoding protein CROWDED NUCLEI 4-like isoform X1, producing MASPITPGSGRALSIMPGSRVVKSPLSDETIWKRLKEAGFDEESVKKRDKAALIAYIAKLEAELFEHQHHMGLLILERKELASKYEQIKASAEASEIMQKRDQAAHASALAEAKKREDGLKKSLGVEKECIASIEKALHEMRAESAETKVAAESRLAEARIMIEDAQKKFAEAEVKFHAAKSLQKEASLFQRTAERKLQEVEAREEDLSRRTVLFKNDCDTKEKEITVGRQSLRERQKIIQQEHERLLDGQASLNQREEYIFSRSQELNQLEKGLEASRVDIERERKALKDEKSKLELTLASLSKREEVCIFHLTMEAITDREVLLSKKEQQLLVSQEKLANKESDEIRKAIASHETVLRTKKSEFEAELEIKRKMAEDEIEMKRRAWELKEMDINQREDLICEREHDFDVRSRILAEKEKDVTEKSNLIEQREKSATGFEKELELNKVLLEKEKEEIEKMKLELKKSLSSLEDKRNQVDCAKEKLLAMRSETHELSNLESKLKEELDLVRAQKLELMANADRLQVEKAKFETEWELIDEKREELKKEAMRVHEEREAVLKFLKDERDSLRRERDVMREKHNKDVESLNREREDFMNKMVSEHSDWFNRIQQERAELLLGIETQKRELENFIEKRREELESSLKEREEAFEREKRNQFQHINALKERAEKELEQATLEMKRLDAERKEIKLDRERREREWAELKKSIEELKVQRHKLKQQRELLHADRKEIHAEIEELKKLGDLKAAVDNMMVAQMQCSIVELSRQKTYERKTLKEQTVMQNSGSCSVKNRVVADNGNGFNSPMSKPDSASPSSARFSWIKRCRELIFKNASDMAQMKPEERSLISDREDVCLTSAGKLVLSHECDGKKYKQYGRKLLGFDGEPKVTVEVPSEDEVIKGIHHLESGLEKSNAEKSLVSEKGIQAGRKRRVDSSPSHGTKKRRQTKDASVIEEEDRAHSVNSTEPNSLPDQPVSLSYDQSQGGADNALVVDKITEILEETFEKKVVVDSSNLGNTDHLQDIVAESMQGIPQSGGMCSLASASGENGGSGDPVIVQEAHLGKVSQVTKPYRPMKDVSEGGTKLEDNVVPKLDENEKIGMRTRSKQKL from the exons ATGGCGAGTCCGATCACGCCGGGAAGCGGTAGGGCGTTGTCTATAATGCCGGGGTCTAGGGTTGTGAAGAGTCCTCTTAGTGACGAAACCATTTGGAAACGACTCAAGGAAGCTGGATTCGATGAGGAATCGGTCAAGAAGAGAGATAAAGCTGCGCTTATTGCTTATATTGCAAAGCTTGAAGCTGAG CTCTTTGAGCACCAACACCACATGGGCCTTCTTATATTGGAGAGAAAGGAGCTTGCTTCCAAGTATGAACAAATTAAAGCCTCTGCTGAAGCAAGTGAGATAATGCAAAAGCGGGATCAAGCTGCACATGCATCTGCTCTTGCAGAAGCAAAAAAGCGAGAGGATGGTTTGAAGAAATCTTTAGGAGTTGAGAAAGAGTGCATAGCAAGC ATTGAGAAGGCTTTGCATGAGATGCGTGCAGAATCTGCTGAAACTAAGGTTGCAGCTGAAAGTAGATTAGCTGAAGCGCGTATTATGATAGAGGATGCTCAGAAGAAGTTTGCAGAGGCTGAGGTAAAGTTTCATGCTGCAAAGTCCTTACAAAAAGAAGCTAGCCTATTTCAACGCACTGCTGAGAGAAAGCTCCAAGAAGTTGAAGCACGTGAAGAAGACCTTAGTAGGCGTACTGTACTGTTCAAAAATGA TTGTGACACAAAGGAGAAGGAGATTACTGTTGGACGGCAATCACTGAGAGAGAGGCAGAAGATTATACAGCAAGAACATGAAAGACTACTTGATGGGCAAGCTTCTTTGAACCAGAGAGAGGAGTATATCTTTAGTAGAAGTCAAGAATTAAATCAACTGGAGAAGGGGTTGGAGGCATCAAGAGTGGATATTGAGCGGGAACGTAAAGCTTTGAAGGATGAAAAATCCAAACTTGAGTTGACTTTAGCTTCTCTTTCAAAAAGAGAGGAGGTCTGCATATTTCATTTGACTATGGAA GCTATTACTGATCGAGAAGTTCTGCTTAGCAAGAAAGAACAACAGCTGCTTGTTTCTCAAGAGAAACTTGCAAACAAGGAATCT GATGAAATTCGCAAGGCCATTGCTAGTCATGAAACTGTACTAAGAACCAAAAAATCTGAGTTTGAGGCTGAGCTTGAGATCAAGCGCAAAATGGCTGAAGATGAGATTGAAATGAAGAGACGGGCATGGGAGTTGAAGGAGATGGATATCAATCAAAGGGAAGACCTAATTTGTGAAAGAGAACATGATTTTGATGTTCGATCAAGGATATTAGCAGAGAAGGAGAAGGATGTGACTGAAAAGTCAAATCTCATAGAGCAGAGAGAAAAAAGTGCGACTGGTTTTGAAAAGGAACTTGAATTGAATAAAGTtcttttagaaaaagaaaaggaagagaTAGAGAAAATGAAACTTGAGCTTAAGAAGTCATTGTCTTCATTAGAAGATAAAAGAAACCAAGTTGATTGTGCAAAGGAGAAACTACTAGCTATGAGAAGTGAGACACATGAATTATCGAATTTAGAATCAAAACTGAAGGAGGAACTTGATTTGGTTAGGGCACAAAAGTTGGAGCTGATGGCTAATGCAGATAGGTTACAAGTTGAGAAGGCCAAATTTGAAACTGAGTGGGAATTGATCGATGAAAAAAGAGAAGAGCTGAAGAAGGAAGCCATGCGTGTTCATGAGGAGAGAGAAGCAGTTTTGAAGTTTCTCAAGGACGAGCGTGATAGCTTGAGAAGAGAGCGTGATGTAATGCGAGAGAAGCATAACAAGGATGTTGAATCATTGAATCGTGAGAGAGAAGATTTCATGAACAAGATGGTAAGTGAGCATTCTGATTGGTTCAACAGGATTCAACAAGAGCGTGCTGAATTGTTGCTGGGAATTGAAACCCAGAAGAGGGAACTGGAGAATTTTATTGAGAAAAGGCGTGAAGAATTGGAAAGTTCTTTGAAGGAAAGAGAGGAAGCTTTTGAGCGAGAAAAGAGAAATCAATTTCAGCATATTAATGCTTTGAAGGAAAGAGCAGAGAAAGAGTTAGAACAAGCTACCTTAGAAATGAAAAGGCTTGATGCTGAGAGAAAAGAGATCAAATTGGATCGTGAGCGAAGGGAAAGGGAGTGGGCAGAGTTGAAGAAGTCTATTGAGGAGCTTAAGGTGCAAAGGCACAAATTGAAGCAGCAGAGGGAACTACTGCATGCTGATAGAAAAGAAATACATGCTGAGATTGAAGAGCTAAAAAAGTTGGGGGACTTGAAAGCTGCTGTGGATAATATGATGGTTGCTCAAATGCAATGCTCTATTGTAGAGCTTAGCCGGCAGAAAACATATGAAAGAAAGACTCTGAAAGAGCAAACTGTTATGCAAAATTCTGGATCTTGTTCAGTTAAAAATAGGGTCGTTGCTGACAATGGCAATGGATTCAACTCGCCAATGTCAAAACCAGATAGTGCTTCTCCTAGCTCTGCCCGTTTCTCATGGATTAAGCGCTGCAGAGAATTGATATTCAAAAATGCCTCTGACATGGCCCAAATGAAGCCAGAAGAAAGATCTTTGATCTCTGACCGTGAAGATGTGTGTTTGACGTCAGCTGGAAAGTTGGTTTTAAGCCATGAGTGTGATGGGAAAAAATACAAGCAGTATGGAAGAAAGCTCTTGGGATTTGATGGGGAACCAAAAGTGACAGTGGAAGTGCCCTCAGAAGATGAGGTGATCAAAGGAATTCATCATTTGGAATCTGGATTGGAAAAAAGCAATGCGGAAAAGTCTTTAGTATCTGAAAAAGGGATTCAAGCTGGAAGGAAAAGAAGAGTTGACAGCTCACCTTCACATGGTACTAAAAAAAGGAGGCAAACAAAAGATGCTTCTGTAATTGAAGAAGAGGATCGTGCTCACAG TGTAAATTCAACTGAACCAAATTCGCTTCCAGATCAGCCTGTATCATTGTCATATGATCAGAGTCAAGGAGGAGCTGATAATGCACTGGTTGTTGATAAAATAACAGAGATTTTGGAAGAGACCTTTGAAAAAAAGGTTGTAGTTGATTCTTCCAATCTAGGAAATACAGACCATTTGCAGGATATTGTAGCAGAGTCAATGCAGGGTATTCCTCAAAGTGGAGGAATGTGCAGTCTTGCAAGTGCTTCAGGAGAGAATGGTGGATCTGGGGATCCAGTAATTGTTCAAGAAGCACATTTGGGGAAGGTTTCTCAAGTTACCAAGCCCTATCGG CCAATGAAAGACGTGTCAGAAGGAGGCACAAAGCTTGAAGACAACGTAGTTCCCAAACTAGATGAGAATGAAAAAATTGGAATGAGAACGAGGTCAAAGCAGAAGTTGTAG
- the LOC108473781 gene encoding protein CROWDED NUCLEI 4-like isoform X2, whose translation MASPITPGSGRALSIMPGSRVVKSPLSDETIWKRLKEAGFDEESVKKRDKAALIAYIAKLEAELFEHQHHMGLLILERKELASKYEQIKASAEASEIMQKRDQAAHASALAEAKKREDGLKKSLGVEKECIASIEKALHEMRAESAETKVAAESRLAEARIMIEDAQKKFAEAEVKFHAAKSLQKEASLFQRTAERKLQEVEAREEDLSRRTVLFKNDCDTKEKEITVGRQSLRERQKIIQQEHERLLDGQASLNQREEYIFSRSQELNQLEKGLEASRVDIERERKALKDEKSKLELTLASLSKREEAITDREVLLSKKEQQLLVSQEKLANKESDEIRKAIASHETVLRTKKSEFEAELEIKRKMAEDEIEMKRRAWELKEMDINQREDLICEREHDFDVRSRILAEKEKDVTEKSNLIEQREKSATGFEKELELNKVLLEKEKEEIEKMKLELKKSLSSLEDKRNQVDCAKEKLLAMRSETHELSNLESKLKEELDLVRAQKLELMANADRLQVEKAKFETEWELIDEKREELKKEAMRVHEEREAVLKFLKDERDSLRRERDVMREKHNKDVESLNREREDFMNKMVSEHSDWFNRIQQERAELLLGIETQKRELENFIEKRREELESSLKEREEAFEREKRNQFQHINALKERAEKELEQATLEMKRLDAERKEIKLDRERREREWAELKKSIEELKVQRHKLKQQRELLHADRKEIHAEIEELKKLGDLKAAVDNMMVAQMQCSIVELSRQKTYERKTLKEQTVMQNSGSCSVKNRVVADNGNGFNSPMSKPDSASPSSARFSWIKRCRELIFKNASDMAQMKPEERSLISDREDVCLTSAGKLVLSHECDGKKYKQYGRKLLGFDGEPKVTVEVPSEDEVIKGIHHLESGLEKSNAEKSLVSEKGIQAGRKRRVDSSPSHGTKKRRQTKDASVIEEEDRAHSVNSTEPNSLPDQPVSLSYDQSQGGADNALVVDKITEILEETFEKKVVVDSSNLGNTDHLQDIVAESMQGIPQSGGMCSLASASGENGGSGDPVIVQEAHLGKVSQVTKPYRPMKDVSEGGTKLEDNVVPKLDENEKIGMRTRSKQKL comes from the exons ATGGCGAGTCCGATCACGCCGGGAAGCGGTAGGGCGTTGTCTATAATGCCGGGGTCTAGGGTTGTGAAGAGTCCTCTTAGTGACGAAACCATTTGGAAACGACTCAAGGAAGCTGGATTCGATGAGGAATCGGTCAAGAAGAGAGATAAAGCTGCGCTTATTGCTTATATTGCAAAGCTTGAAGCTGAG CTCTTTGAGCACCAACACCACATGGGCCTTCTTATATTGGAGAGAAAGGAGCTTGCTTCCAAGTATGAACAAATTAAAGCCTCTGCTGAAGCAAGTGAGATAATGCAAAAGCGGGATCAAGCTGCACATGCATCTGCTCTTGCAGAAGCAAAAAAGCGAGAGGATGGTTTGAAGAAATCTTTAGGAGTTGAGAAAGAGTGCATAGCAAGC ATTGAGAAGGCTTTGCATGAGATGCGTGCAGAATCTGCTGAAACTAAGGTTGCAGCTGAAAGTAGATTAGCTGAAGCGCGTATTATGATAGAGGATGCTCAGAAGAAGTTTGCAGAGGCTGAGGTAAAGTTTCATGCTGCAAAGTCCTTACAAAAAGAAGCTAGCCTATTTCAACGCACTGCTGAGAGAAAGCTCCAAGAAGTTGAAGCACGTGAAGAAGACCTTAGTAGGCGTACTGTACTGTTCAAAAATGA TTGTGACACAAAGGAGAAGGAGATTACTGTTGGACGGCAATCACTGAGAGAGAGGCAGAAGATTATACAGCAAGAACATGAAAGACTACTTGATGGGCAAGCTTCTTTGAACCAGAGAGAGGAGTATATCTTTAGTAGAAGTCAAGAATTAAATCAACTGGAGAAGGGGTTGGAGGCATCAAGAGTGGATATTGAGCGGGAACGTAAAGCTTTGAAGGATGAAAAATCCAAACTTGAGTTGACTTTAGCTTCTCTTTCAAAAAGAGAGGAG GCTATTACTGATCGAGAAGTTCTGCTTAGCAAGAAAGAACAACAGCTGCTTGTTTCTCAAGAGAAACTTGCAAACAAGGAATCT GATGAAATTCGCAAGGCCATTGCTAGTCATGAAACTGTACTAAGAACCAAAAAATCTGAGTTTGAGGCTGAGCTTGAGATCAAGCGCAAAATGGCTGAAGATGAGATTGAAATGAAGAGACGGGCATGGGAGTTGAAGGAGATGGATATCAATCAAAGGGAAGACCTAATTTGTGAAAGAGAACATGATTTTGATGTTCGATCAAGGATATTAGCAGAGAAGGAGAAGGATGTGACTGAAAAGTCAAATCTCATAGAGCAGAGAGAAAAAAGTGCGACTGGTTTTGAAAAGGAACTTGAATTGAATAAAGTtcttttagaaaaagaaaaggaagagaTAGAGAAAATGAAACTTGAGCTTAAGAAGTCATTGTCTTCATTAGAAGATAAAAGAAACCAAGTTGATTGTGCAAAGGAGAAACTACTAGCTATGAGAAGTGAGACACATGAATTATCGAATTTAGAATCAAAACTGAAGGAGGAACTTGATTTGGTTAGGGCACAAAAGTTGGAGCTGATGGCTAATGCAGATAGGTTACAAGTTGAGAAGGCCAAATTTGAAACTGAGTGGGAATTGATCGATGAAAAAAGAGAAGAGCTGAAGAAGGAAGCCATGCGTGTTCATGAGGAGAGAGAAGCAGTTTTGAAGTTTCTCAAGGACGAGCGTGATAGCTTGAGAAGAGAGCGTGATGTAATGCGAGAGAAGCATAACAAGGATGTTGAATCATTGAATCGTGAGAGAGAAGATTTCATGAACAAGATGGTAAGTGAGCATTCTGATTGGTTCAACAGGATTCAACAAGAGCGTGCTGAATTGTTGCTGGGAATTGAAACCCAGAAGAGGGAACTGGAGAATTTTATTGAGAAAAGGCGTGAAGAATTGGAAAGTTCTTTGAAGGAAAGAGAGGAAGCTTTTGAGCGAGAAAAGAGAAATCAATTTCAGCATATTAATGCTTTGAAGGAAAGAGCAGAGAAAGAGTTAGAACAAGCTACCTTAGAAATGAAAAGGCTTGATGCTGAGAGAAAAGAGATCAAATTGGATCGTGAGCGAAGGGAAAGGGAGTGGGCAGAGTTGAAGAAGTCTATTGAGGAGCTTAAGGTGCAAAGGCACAAATTGAAGCAGCAGAGGGAACTACTGCATGCTGATAGAAAAGAAATACATGCTGAGATTGAAGAGCTAAAAAAGTTGGGGGACTTGAAAGCTGCTGTGGATAATATGATGGTTGCTCAAATGCAATGCTCTATTGTAGAGCTTAGCCGGCAGAAAACATATGAAAGAAAGACTCTGAAAGAGCAAACTGTTATGCAAAATTCTGGATCTTGTTCAGTTAAAAATAGGGTCGTTGCTGACAATGGCAATGGATTCAACTCGCCAATGTCAAAACCAGATAGTGCTTCTCCTAGCTCTGCCCGTTTCTCATGGATTAAGCGCTGCAGAGAATTGATATTCAAAAATGCCTCTGACATGGCCCAAATGAAGCCAGAAGAAAGATCTTTGATCTCTGACCGTGAAGATGTGTGTTTGACGTCAGCTGGAAAGTTGGTTTTAAGCCATGAGTGTGATGGGAAAAAATACAAGCAGTATGGAAGAAAGCTCTTGGGATTTGATGGGGAACCAAAAGTGACAGTGGAAGTGCCCTCAGAAGATGAGGTGATCAAAGGAATTCATCATTTGGAATCTGGATTGGAAAAAAGCAATGCGGAAAAGTCTTTAGTATCTGAAAAAGGGATTCAAGCTGGAAGGAAAAGAAGAGTTGACAGCTCACCTTCACATGGTACTAAAAAAAGGAGGCAAACAAAAGATGCTTCTGTAATTGAAGAAGAGGATCGTGCTCACAG TGTAAATTCAACTGAACCAAATTCGCTTCCAGATCAGCCTGTATCATTGTCATATGATCAGAGTCAAGGAGGAGCTGATAATGCACTGGTTGTTGATAAAATAACAGAGATTTTGGAAGAGACCTTTGAAAAAAAGGTTGTAGTTGATTCTTCCAATCTAGGAAATACAGACCATTTGCAGGATATTGTAGCAGAGTCAATGCAGGGTATTCCTCAAAGTGGAGGAATGTGCAGTCTTGCAAGTGCTTCAGGAGAGAATGGTGGATCTGGGGATCCAGTAATTGTTCAAGAAGCACATTTGGGGAAGGTTTCTCAAGTTACCAAGCCCTATCGG CCAATGAAAGACGTGTCAGAAGGAGGCACAAAGCTTGAAGACAACGTAGTTCCCAAACTAGATGAGAATGAAAAAATTGGAATGAGAACGAGGTCAAAGCAGAAGTTGTAG